The Alosa sapidissima isolate fAloSap1 chromosome 5, fAloSap1.pri, whole genome shotgun sequence genome has a window encoding:
- the aspa gene encoding aspartoacylase: protein MTSRCGVCCFNEARRVAIFGGTHGNEMSGIMLVNMWLKNGAEIQRSGVMTKPFITNPRAVEKCTRYVDTDLNRAFTPENLSAPSADELPYEVRRAQEINKTFGPKGSADAYDVIFDLHNTTSNMGSTLILESSTDHFTLQMVHYIKKAIAPASCPVLLNEHPLLKYSTSRSVAKHPIGLEVGPQPQGVLRSNIFESMRVIMKHALDFIELFNNGVEFPPCSVDVFKVQERMDYPRDTNGNITAMVHPDLQDCDWEPLNPGDPMFQTFDGRTIPYEGPSPVYPTFINEAAYYEKQQAFVTTRRETLAAQAISKIEQ from the exons ATGACTTCGCGTTGTGGTGTCTGTTGTTTTAACGAAGCCAGAAGAGTGGCTATTTTTGGGGGGACGCATGGAAATGAGATGTCAGGCATTATGCTTGTAAATATGTGGTTAAAGAATGGAGCGGAGATTCAAAGAAGCGGAGTGATGACGAAACCTTTCATTACAAACCCCAGGGCTGTCGAGAAGTGCACTAGATATGTCGACACCGATTTGAACAGAGCGTTCACCCCAGAAAACCTCAG TGCACCCAGTGCTGATGAGCTGCCCTATGAAGTCCGCAGGGCGCAGGAGATAAATAAGACGTTTGGCCCTAAAGGCTCAGCAGATGCTTATGATGTAATCTTCGACCTCCACAACACCACATCCAACATGGGCAGCACTCTCATTCTGGAGAGTTCGACGGACCACTTCACTCTCCAGATGGTGCATTACATTAAG AAAGCCATTGCTCCAGCAAGTTGTCCGGTGCTTTTGAATGAACACCCACTGCTTAAGTATTCCACCTCACGCTCTGTAGCCAAGCACCCCATTG GTCTCGAGGTTGGCCCACAACCTCAGGGTGTATTAAGAAGCAACATATTTGAGTCCATGAGGGTGATAATGAAGCATGCTCTTGATTTCATTGAGCTTTTCAACAACG GTGTGGAGTTTCCTCCCTGCAGTGTCGACGTGTTCAAAGTTCAGGAAAGGATGGACTACCCCAGAGACACAAACGGCAACATCACTGCCATGGTGCACCCAGATCTGCAG GACTGTGATTGGGAGCCACTGAACCCTGGTGATCCCATGTTCCAGACGTTTGATGGCAGGACCATCCCTTATGAAGGCCCCAGCCCAGTCTACCCAACGTTTATCAACGAAGCCGCCTATTATGAGAAACAGCAGGCTTTTGTGACAACTCGACGAGAGACATTAGCTGCCCAAGCCATCAGCAAAATAGAACAGTAA
- the pho gene encoding phoenix translates to MALDNCRPSELPESDILNNGRGEERYHGIPNENDVASSDSDSGNSIFLTQADTPAPPLRKVRRNRATSLSYTFSLSEGTADTESEESSGSFVLHSETDSQQHRNSCRDKKPHRRPKKRDIHFPFLEKYYGRGFLTSHQRQTLVNSSIGGFFKCMKSLSLTDKQRKKTELFPSPVSDFLSLEEETEVHEDQDNQDNIRIVDGALFIQNFHKRKRQEWGSNTKKVPSEVKNTKKKPPNAKDVSKAPVRAQSRGSKRSSPLEVKETRKGQNTKDVLKSPGCPGNAQTKMSKSLAVKNKSVQNMARYGSSCCSKEGNKMRGCDNSQVPERPQTKQSHKTPSRVTSRHLDVYGHRR, encoded by the exons ATGGCCTTGGATAACTGTAGGCCTAGTGAACTGCCTGAATCAGACATCTTGAACAATGGacgtggagaggagagatatCATGGGATCCCTAATGAAAATGATGTGGCTTCGTCAGACAG tGATTCTGGCAACAGCATCTTTCTAACACAGGCAGATActcctgctccaccactgaggAAAGTGAGGAGAAATAGGGCAACATCACTGTCCTACACCTTCAGTTTAAGTGAGGGTACTGCTGACACCGAAAGCGAAGAATCAAGCGGCTCCTTTGTGCTTCATAGTGAGACAGACAGCCAGCAGCATCGTAATAGTTGCAGAGATAAGAAGCCACATCGTAGaccaaaaaagagagacatacacTTTCCGTTCCTTGAGAAATATTATGGAAGAGGTTTCCTGACATCGCACCAGCGGCAGACTTTAGTA AACTCTTCAATAGGCGGATTCTTCAAGTGCATGAAAAGTTTGTCTTTAAcagacaaacaaagaaaaaaaacagaattgtTTCCCAGTCCAGTTTCAGA TTTCTTGTCTTTGGAAGAAGAGACTGAAGTCCACGAAGACCAAGATAATCAAGACAATATCAGGATAGTG GATGGAGCTTTGTTTATTCAGAACTTTcacaaaagaaaaagacaagAGTGGGGTTCAAATACCAAGAAAGTTCCATCAGAAGTCAAGAACACAAAAAAGAAACCTCCTAATGCCAAAGATGTCTCAAAAGCCCCGGTAAGGGCACAATCCAGGGGGTCAAAACGATCAAGTCCATTAGAGGTCAAGGAAACAAGGAAAGGTCAGAATACGAAGGATGTCTTGAAGAGCCCAGGATGCCCAGGAAATGCCCAAACCAAAATGTCAAAATCCCTTGCTGTGAAAAATAAAAGTGTCCAAAACATGGCCCGTTATGGCAGCTCTTGTTGCAGTAAAGAGGGAAATAAGATGAGAGGATGTGATAACTCCCAGGTACCGGAGAGACCACAAACTAAGCAGTCCCACAAAACTCCATCCCGTGTCACGTCTCGGCACCTTGATGTTTACGGACACAGAAGATGA